AAGCTTGAATCCCTGAGAGCTATTCTGGATGAATCCTGCGATGTAACGGGCGATCTTGAAGCATTAACAAGATTGGAAGTTGAAATTGCAGAGGTTGCATATAGTGCAGAAGATATGGTTGACTCGAAATCAATAAAAGTTTCTTTGGCCGAAACTGCAATTACGCGAACCAGAGCTTTCTGGAAACTCTGTTGTTCCTTGGAACAAGGGGTAGAACGCATTGATTCCATCATGAAGAAGTGGATGGCAGTACGGAACTGGTACAGAAAAATCATAGATTTGAAAGCACAAACGTTTTCTCTAGCCAGTACTATACCTGAACATGCTGTAGAGAGGCCCGAGCACATAATGGTTGGCCATGAAAATGCATTCAAGATGATGCAGGATCAACTTACTAGAGGAGAAAGGGAACGAGAAGTTGTCTCAATTGTAGGGATGGGGGGCATAGGGAAGACAACTTTGGCTACAAAGCTCTACAGCGATCCATTCATTATGTCTCACTTTGACATTCTTGCAAAAGCTACTGTTTCACAAGAGTATTGTCCGAGAAATGTACTCCTAGCCCTTCTTTCTTCTACAAGTGATGAACCATATGATCAACTAGCAGACCGACTTCAAAAGCATCTTAAAGGCAAGAGATACTTGGCAGTCATTGATGACATATGGACTACAGGAGCTTGGGATGATATACAACTATGTCTCCCAGACTGTAATAATAGAAGCCGAATACTCTTGACTACTCGGAATGGGGAAGTGGCTGAATATGCTAGCTTAGGTAAGCCTCCTCATCACATGCGCCTTTTGAACTTTGATGAAAGTTGGAATTTATTATACAAAAAGGTCTTTGTGCAAGATTGTTTCCCCCCTGAATTTGAACAACTTGGGAAACAAATTGCATCAAAATGCGGAGGATTGCCTCTAGCAATTATTGTGATCGGGGGACTTCTCTCCAAAACCGGTAAAACATTGGATGAGTGGCAAAGTGTTGCCAAGAATGTAAGTACAATGGTAAGCACAGATCTTGAAGCCCAATGCATGAGAGTGTTGGCTTTGAGTTACCATCACTTGCCTTCTCACCTAAAGCCGTGTTTTCTATATTTTGCAATTTTTGCAGAGGATGAACTGATTTCTGCACATAAACTTGTGGAGTTATGGGCTGTAGAGGGATTTTTGAAGGTAGAAGAGACGAAAAACATGGAAGAGGTGGCAAAAACATGTATAAACGAACTTATAGACAGAAGTTTAATTTCAAATGGTGGCAAAATGACGAGTTATTGTAAAATGCATGATTTGATCCGTGAACTCTGCTTGAAAGAAGCTCGAAAGATGAATTTTGTTAATGTTCTAAGAGGAAAGAGTGATCAAAATTCATGTGCGCAATCCATTCAGTGCTCCTCTAAGAGTCGAGGTCGGATCGGTATCCATAGTGAGGAAGAATTGGCTAGGTGCCGTAGCAGTGAGGCTCATTCTATTATCATGCTTGGTAGCTTCCAATGCTTCGCACTGGAGCTGCCTTTCAAGCTAGTAAGAGTACTAGATCTTGCTTCAGTTGACTGTGAGGCTTTTCCCAGTGGAATACTACATTTAATTCACTTGAGATACCTAGCTTTGTGTCTTTATCCTCTCTTGAAGCAGTATCGAAGTTCCGAAGAAGAGATTCCCTCATCAATAATAGACGTTCCCTCATCAATAATAGACATTCCTCCATCCATATCAAGCCTATGTTATCTGCAAACTTTTATACTTAGGACTCCATTTCACTTTGGTTACGGGGAATATCCTTTTATATTACCATCGGAAATTTTGACGATGCCGCAATTGAGGCACCTCCATTTGTCCTGGAATTACTTGCGGTATTACGAGCCTACAGAGAAAAGTTTGGTATTGAAAAATTTGCAATGTCTCTCTGGATGGAATCCTTTTAATTGTACTGGGTCTGCATTTGGACTATTTCCCAATCTAAAGAAGTTGCAAATTAGTGGCGACCCAAAAGACTTTCTTATTCGCAAGGACCAGTATGATTTTCGCTACTTACATCAGCTCGAGGAATTGGAATTTATTCTTAGTAATAAAGCTGCTAAATGCTTTCTAGAAAGAATTACACCTTCAGATTCTACTCTGGAAACTCCTTTAATGCTTCAGAGGATAATCAAGCAGCCAAAGCTAGGTTTATCTTTTCCACCTCCGCCAGATGCTTTTCCACAAAACCTTAAGAATTTAACTTTGAAAGGACTTTTCTTCTTGCTATGGAAGGATCTGAGCATTGTTGGTAAATTGCCCAAACTCGAGTCCCTTCAACTAATCAACTGCAGAGGTGGCTGGGAGTGGGAAGTAGCTGAGGAAGGGTTTCTTCGCTTGAAGTTCTTGCTACTGAACCAATTGGATATACTGTACTGGAGTGCCAGTAGTGATCACTTTCCGTGCCTTGAACGACTATTTCTTTATGGTTGCATCAATTTGGATTCAATCCCTCAAGAATTTGTAGATATAACCACACTTACTCTAATTGATATAGATCGATGTCGAAAATCTGTTGGGAATTCCGCCAAACAGATTCAACAGGACATTCAAGACGTCTATGGAGGTTCTATTGACGTCCATATTCATCGTCCTCTGTAAGACGTCTTCTTCCTTAATTTACTTCTTATAATTATTTCTTGTATTTGTGCTTCCAAATTATGGGTGCTAAAGCTAAGCCTTGTTTGGTGAGGAGTATTTACTATATTTTCAGTTTGATTAGAGGATTGTCCTACGGAATGCCAATTTTTAATGCTATCACCAAAATCAATCGTATTATTATTTTGTATAAACAGAATTAGTTTCGTAATACAAACTAGATATTTCCAAaataagtttcattttttttttaacctgcGGAACTTTTTGGGCGAATAGTTAAAGTTTGGGGTCTCATACGTCTGATTGGTCTACGTTATCTGAATTTTAATAGATTGACTTTGTAATATTCTTCTATAGTGGGCAATTTTTACTGCTCTGCCTTCTTTTACAATATTTATGAggctgtttggattggcttattttaagttCTTATTGGTTTTAAGCATTTTTCTACTTTTTGTGGTGTGTGGGAAAGATAAAAAGTATTTTCAAGTATTTAGTTTTAggctcaaaaaatacaaaaataagtcaaaagctAAAAGTTGGATATTACAACTTATAACTTTTAAATTTTAGCTTACAAGCTTTTAAAAAGCCAATCCCATCACCCTAGTCCCATATTAGATCCGTtcgctctcttcttctttttttctatcTTTTCGGAAACAAATAGTCTTACGTTAGATTCATAGTTTGTTGCTCTAGTAGCTATAATTTGACCAAGCAGACATGCCCAAAAATATTTTAAGTTATGCGCAACGATGTGCATTTATCATTGGATAAAGTTGATCTACAACAACATATAACTCATCATAGCAAGCTCGATACAGTAATAGAATAATAACTTGCTTTGTTAAGTAAAATTGCACCGATAGCTTGAAATTTCCGCAGCTGTCATTTTTGTACATAATTTAAATCCGTCCTATAATGTGTAAGTTCTTATACCTGCATGCTAATTCTTGCTATAACTTTCTCTTGTGCCTTCATTATGGGAAATCTAACATATCATTTTTCATCctttgcaccttttttttttctgcagCTCGTGGTGATGACCTTAGGTGTGCTGCGGATTATCCAGTTCTCCGAAAGAAATGTCAATTCAGAAGTCAAATGTGTGTGGTGTAGCTTTTgtttattttcattttctttcaatAATATTAGAATAGGGGGCAGGATGATTGCAAATGTCTTGTAATTTAATTGTATATGATCTTTAGTATAGCAGTTTGTCAGTGTTTTGTAAATATTCCAAATTTTATATTCATATTGTATGTGCCAAAACAGGCTCCATTCCTCAAATTTAGAGTTAGATTTCTTAAAAGGTCACTCAACTATTCTCATTGCAACATaaaagtcacttaactttgtTTTGTAACTGAAAAGGTACTCAACTTTCATCTTTataacacaaaagtcacttaactttaTTTTGTAACCGGAGAATCACTTAACTTTCATCTTTATAACACAAAAGTCATTCAACTCATTTTAATCAATTCTTGCTGAcgtgatatttttttaaaagttaaattcTTATTTAATATATACTCACCAATTTTTATCATTTAGTTTTATCCATACCTGCTAGTGTTGGAAAACTTAATTGACAACACAGGATTGCAAGTAAATCATTAGACAGTGACGTAAATCTAGCAGATTAGTAAGGGCACTTACTTGATCCATTGCAAAAATCGATTGAATGAAGTCATGATCTTCTAAGTCATGTTACTTTCTTTATGACACTTCTCTTAATGGGTCAGAGAGGAAAAAAATTCCGTAACAGACTTAGAGACCACAACTACTATATAATTGCGAAACACCTCTTCGGAAGAAACATAATTCTTCAAAGGCAACCTTTTAGACGACGTATAACTTTTCAGTTATAAACCCATCAATTATAATTGAAAAGTTAATTAGGTTTCTATGCATATAAAAATTCATACCTTAtaaaataagatttatatatAGCCCATAAAAATAACATTTTATTAGATAAGAAAAATGAGCGTCTTTAATTTATAGCATACCTATGTACAATTATATTAAATATCTGAGTCCACTAAATAGAGAATTTATAATAATCTCCCACTCGGACCACAAAACTTTATAGTGCGCACAATTTGCTATCTCTAAGCAATCTGGTCCATTAGTCGTACTAATATGGGATCAAAGTGATTTTCATAACATATATTCTTTATTAAACCCATCAGTGGTCACAATATCAACAAATCAATGACATAGATCAAGTATGGATGCATAGCATGGAAATTGTATGTAAAATTGATCCAGTCATTCTTATTTTCAACTGGTCTTACTTTATGACTTAAATAGTCAATAAACCACTTTCTTACACTTTATGCAAAACCGCAGTGCAAAGTCAATAACTTTATATTCAGAGTTTTCAATAAACACTTGAAATTTATAAATTTCATAAAATTTTAATCTGtacataaaatatatttaaaCATGTCAAAAGCATAACTAAAACAATAATCTCTCACTGAAGTGGCTCATCATATAGTCCAACGACATCCATATAAGCTTCAGGCTCATTATATGTTTGATCGATACATACTTTATGAAAATGTTTTATGAAAAGACATCAGCATCACCTTTAAAAAGGGTAGTCTCTAAAGTCAAAAGAtgttctctttcttttctttcccatCTCTAAAAAAATAAAGTATCAATAACTATTTCAAACTTAAAAGACTCACTTCTTCAATCAAATTTTCTCAATCAATCACTTTTTAAATTAAGTTTTCTCAATTAACTCTTACAATAGAACAAGGTTAGTGTtcctataattattttttatcaccgtCTATTAATTTACTTGCCATCCTATGTTATTAATTATTCTTACAATAGAACAAGGTTAGTGTtcctataattattttttatcaccgtCTATTAATTTAATTGCCATCCTAtgttattaattattttttccaacagcTAGTACACCTTCTCTTCCATACTTGTCAAGTAATGATATCTGAGAGTAAAATGGCCAAAggattagaattttttttttttggcacatTTAACACTTGCATCAATAgaagaaataaaaaatatagaGTTTCAACTCCATTATTTTGGCTAAAGAGACTCTAGGATCTGATAATGATTGATCACAAAATTTTCTACTTTTTCCTGTTAAAATACTATCTTTTTTgataaagtttaaaaaaaaaggaaaaaaaaaaactttgatcTCTTTCTTTTGTTTACATGATAATAGGTTAGTGGATACTTTTAGGATGTGATAGTGACCACAAATCTTTCTGCTTTATCCTGTTACTCACTTGTCTTTTCTACTTTTTCCTGTTAAAATTCTATCTTTTtttataaagtttttttttttaaaaaaaaaaatctttgatcTCTTCTTTTGTTTACATGATAATAGGTTAGTGGATACTGTTAGGATGTGATAGTGACCACAAATCTTTCTGCTTTATCCCATTAGTCACTTGTCTTTTTGACTACTCTAATATGTTTATTCCCATAAGGCTAACCAATATAGCTTATGTTGAATGCATAAACTAGTAACATCTAGGTATAGTTTGATTTAAGGACTCATTAGTTTCGAAAACTAATTTATTTTATGTAttgaaattattttatatcatttaaaagatgatataaaataattcCAGTATAaatgggttaagaaggtataagattagttattccagcactaatttttatattatatttggtacaaggtataaatttatccaacattaatttatatcttatactaaacatgatataaaaattaaTGCTGAGATAACCCAatttataccttaaaccaaaggATCATTAGAGTATTAATGCTTTAATATCGTagattttcttaaatattttttgCGACTTCCAGCTGGTAGATAGAGACTTGAGACTAGACTGCACGAAGCGGATTGTGGGACCAAGCTGGAAATGCGATGGAAGCCACCAACACGGTAGCTCAACGATTCTTTTTATatacaagaaataaaagaaaGACCTTTGCACTTtctgtttttaaaaaataaaaaatagagaaaTTACACAACTTCTGGCTTGTCATACTGAGAGATATTATGACTTCTTCTCTGTGCGGAAACTCCCTATTTTGATCATACACATAAGAGAGAAATTAAGAGAGAAAGATGTGATATGGCTTATTGACATTAACTGTCATTATGTTCGAGATTGCTTAGCTGCTGACCTTATTTCTTTACATCATGTGTCCACCTCCTCACAACTTGTTGATATATTGACAAAGTCTCTTCCAGtgctcatcatcatcttctttgCTAGCTTGGAGTGGCTTCCCCCTCCAGCTTGAGAGGGGGGGCGGGGGGAGTGTTGGGACTAATGAAGTTTAATTAAATAGGCCCATTATTTAGTTAGTCTTCATAAATGTTCATTTAATTAGACATGGCCCAGTTCCGGAAATGACTCGTGGCCCAAGTTGTATTTGTAACTAGAGAGCAAACATTCTAGACAAAACAGATTTTTCATTTTGTGAATTGATAATAAAATCATTTTTTCTCTCTCTACTTTTTCTCTCTTTCGTTTAGGGTTTCTCACATAGAGATTCGATTAAACCAGCTATGGAATCGAATCTAACATGTACAAAAGAGTATACATTAGAGATAACGTTCCaattatttaaaaatttaaaggAACACGAAAAAAAATACTACCAGAGATTTGCATACTAGAAGAGTACAGTATTTTTGAAAAGTAAAAATCCAAAAGTCAAGACCACCAATGTGAACAAATGATTACCTTAGCTAAAAGTTTACCGCTTTTCCTGGAAGTTTATTGGTATATCAAACGAAATAGATTATGAACCTGAAATCAAATTTCCCTAAGTTCACACACACTGTGTCAGACATGTAAGTCTTGTAGCCTCTAGAATCCCATATCAAAATCAAATATAAGCTGAGTTATGATAATAGATAGATATTGTTTGAGGTGGAGTTAGAATTTGAAGTTTACGAGTTCAGAATTTTAACTCTTTTATAAGTTATTGAGTTCTAAGTAAATACTTTTTACatattaaatgatttttttaaagaCAAATACCACCTTTGGACCAAAGTTGGCCGACTGTTTGCGCCAAGACCTCTCTGTGCCACTATTTCCATGATCATTTTCATTGCTACAATTTTGAGAAATGCAATCTTCTTTTTGCTCTCCAATAACTCCTGCAATTAATTGCTTAGTCATTGTGCAGGTAATCAGCAGTTTTCAAGTTGCCCCTGTTAACTCGTCATATTCCAAGGTAAGGATTTCTTGAAGTGCATCAAGTTTCTGACTTTCTGGattcttgatttctttttcaTCCTTTGTAGAAACTTTGGTTCTCTTGTTCATTCTTGGCTTGACATTACTTCATTATACTAATGAAATATATTTGCTCTGCTTGTATTCAGTATTGGAAGCTTAGGGAAAGGTGGTTATTTTGCTCGAGTAGAAAACATTCATGTGAGtcttattttatttagtatgaggcAGTGATGATTCATACAACAGACTCCAACTTATTTGAGACTGAAGCGTAATTGTCGTAAACAATAGTCATGTGAGAAATGTTGTCTTCTATGCAAGGAAATGATAATACAAGTTAACAAATTGCTTTAACTACATATTGAACTGTAAGGTCTGCTACTTTCTCTGTAAGGTCTGCTTATCAACTATTGAGACAGAAGAAAAACTCTAGAAAGATCTATGAATACATGTGGCTGAGTAAATTACCTGTAAAAATGAGTTTCTTTGTTTGGAGACTGTGGCaagcccaattgtctctagatgACACTTTAAAAAAGTGGGGATTCCAGTTTGCATCCAGATGTAGTTGTTGTCAGACACCTCAGGAGGAAACAATTGCACATGTGTTCTTAAAATCAGAAGTGGCACAACAGATTTGGAAGCATTTTAGTGGACCAGCAAGTATTAAGAGTCAAAGATTACAGTTGTCTCAAGTTATTACAGCTTGGTGGGAAGCATCTGTAAACCATCACATTAAGATAATCTATCAAGCTGTGCCAATTGTTATTGTTTGGGAACTTTGGAAGAGGAGAAACACTTTATTGCATGGTGGAAAGCTGTCCGTGAATAGCTTAAAGTATAAGATTATGCATTCCATTATACTATTTATGAAGGCAAGAAGGAAGAATTTCAAGTATGCTCCTTATAATTGGGTTGATTTATTGAAAGCATTACATACTTATACTCCCAAGCTGAAGATTACTCAGGTATGTTGGAGACCTCCGGATATAGGTTGGATGAAATGCAATACTGATGGGGCATCAAGAGGTAACCCTGGCAGAAGCTCATGGAGTTTTTGTTTGAGAAATGCTAATGGAGATCTGGTATTTGCTCAGtccaagaaaatgaaagaaggcAATTTCTAATACTGAGGCTGAAGCAAAAGCCATTCTGCAGGCTTTGAGACACATGGATATAATGGAGATAAATCAGATGATTGTGGAAACCGACTCCATGTTGATGAAAAATGTAATGGAGAAGAAGTGGCACAGTCCTTGGTAGATCATTAACACAGTGGAGGAAATTTGGAGGATTATGAGTGAAAGAA
This genomic window from Lycium barbarum isolate Lr01 unplaced genomic scaffold, ASM1917538v2 unchr_scaffold_07, whole genome shotgun sequence contains:
- the LOC132625583 gene encoding putative late blight resistance protein homolog R1B-13 isoform X2, producing MAYAAITCLMRTINQSMELTGCDLQPFYAKLESLRAILDESCDVTGDLEALTRLEVEIAEVAYSAEDMVDSKSIKVSLAETAITRTRAFWKLCCSLEQGVERIDSIMKKWMAVRNWYRKIIDLKAQTFSLASTIPEHAVERPEHIMVGHENAFKMMQDQLTRGEREREVVSIVGMGGIGKTTLATKLYSDPFIMSHFDILAKATVSQEYCPRNVLLALLSSTSDEPYDQLADRLQKHLKGKRYLAVIDDIWTTGAWDDIQLCLPDCNNRSRILLTTRNGEVAEYASLEDELISAHKLVELWAVEGFLKVEETKNMEEVAKTCINELIDRSLISNGGKMTSYCKMHDLIRELCLKEARKMNFVNVLRGKSDQNSCAQSIQCSSKSRGRIGIHSEEELARCRSSEAHSIIMLGSFQCFALELPFKLVRVLDLASVDCEAFPSGILHLIHLRYLALCLYPLLKQYRSSEEEIPSSIIDVPSSIIDIPPSISSLCYLQTFILRTPFHFGYGEYPFILPSEILTMPQLRHLHLSWNYLRYYEPTEKSLVLKNLQCLSGWNPFNCTGSAFGLFPNLKKLQISGDPKDFLIRKDQYDFRYLHQLEELEFILSNKAAKCFLERITPSDSTLETPLMLQRIIKQPKLGLSFPPPPDAFPQNLKNLTLKGLFFLLWKDLSIVGKLPKLESLQLINCRGGWEWEVAEEGFLRLKFLLLNQLDILYWSASSDHFPCLERLFLYGCINLDSIPQEFVDITTLTLIDIDRCRKSVGNSAKQIQQDIQDVYGGSIDVHIHRPLSW
- the LOC132625583 gene encoding putative late blight resistance protein homolog R1B-14 isoform X1 — its product is MAYAAITCLMRTINQSMELTGCDLQPFYAKLESLRAILDESCDVTGDLEALTRLEVEIAEVAYSAEDMVDSKSIKVSLAETAITRTRAFWKLCCSLEQGVERIDSIMKKWMAVRNWYRKIIDLKAQTFSLASTIPEHAVERPEHIMVGHENAFKMMQDQLTRGEREREVVSIVGMGGIGKTTLATKLYSDPFIMSHFDILAKATVSQEYCPRNVLLALLSSTSDEPYDQLADRLQKHLKGKRYLAVIDDIWTTGAWDDIQLCLPDCNNRSRILLTTRNGEVAEYASLGKPPHHMRLLNFDESWNLLYKKVFVQDCFPPEFEQLGKQIASKCGGLPLAIIVIGGLLSKTGKTLDEWQSVAKNVSTMVSTDLEAQCMRVLALSYHHLPSHLKPCFLYFAIFAEDELISAHKLVELWAVEGFLKVEETKNMEEVAKTCINELIDRSLISNGGKMTSYCKMHDLIRELCLKEARKMNFVNVLRGKSDQNSCAQSIQCSSKSRGRIGIHSEEELARCRSSEAHSIIMLGSFQCFALELPFKLVRVLDLASVDCEAFPSGILHLIHLRYLALCLYPLLKQYRSSEEEIPSSIIDVPSSIIDIPPSISSLCYLQTFILRTPFHFGYGEYPFILPSEILTMPQLRHLHLSWNYLRYYEPTEKSLVLKNLQCLSGWNPFNCTGSAFGLFPNLKKLQISGDPKDFLIRKDQYDFRYLHQLEELEFILSNKAAKCFLERITPSDSTLETPLMLQRIIKQPKLGLSFPPPPDAFPQNLKNLTLKGLFFLLWKDLSIVGKLPKLESLQLINCRGGWEWEVAEEGFLRLKFLLLNQLDILYWSASSDHFPCLERLFLYGCINLDSIPQEFVDITTLTLIDIDRCRKSVGNSAKQIQQDIQDVYGGSIDVHIHRPLSW